A window of Pseudoliparis swirei isolate HS2019 ecotype Mariana Trench chromosome 2, NWPU_hadal_v1, whole genome shotgun sequence genomic DNA:
gtggtggcaGTGACTCTCCGCTCTCTGAGGTCAACAAAAAGCAAATTGGTGAAGCTTCAGGTTCTCAGCTCGAGCCTCTCTCTTTGCGAGCTCTCAGACAGATGAGCTCAGACAGAGATTTGGACAAAGCCAATGTACACTGACAGCGTACAGCTTTGTGAGATGATTTCTCTAGGGTGACTTGAATTTCTGAGAGCTCTCTTGTGGGAGGAGTGACTTTCTGGTCGCGAGAGGGCTAGTAGAGAGTGTGTCTGCGTTTCTGGGTGCTCTGCAGAGCTTCTGTGTGTCTGGTTAATTGAGCCTGTGGTTGATTTTCTTTTGTGTCGTTCTTTAGTTTCGGTTGTTTTTCttcgtttgttgttgtttgttgtcttaCTTTGGTAATGTAGTTTATTTTTTAGCTTACTTGTTGTAGCTTTAGCTGTGTTTTATAGGTTTGTTAGTTGTGTCGGTGCTTTTCACGTTTGTTTCATCAACTGCTACGTACCTAACCTTCATAGGGTTTCACTTGCATTTAGCTAAGCTGGTTAACACTTCAATGTGTGACCAAGCACCATGATAAGGAGCTCACGTGAGGTACCACACACACGTGACCTAACACTGGTTGGACACGAGACCGTGTCGACACGACTCTGTGACCGTCGACGTGGTTGTGACGTGATGGTCGGTGGACGTCTGTTCGTTTACGTGACTGACTGGACGCGTCTTGGGTGGCGACGCTGTTCACGACTCTGTTGACTGGCTTCCAACTGCTGTGGCGTTGATGCAGTGTTCATGATCATGCATGATCACGTCTTCATTGAgtgtccacattatcagatgagaCGTCACATGGTTTTTCATTTccaaatcttcatttactcatgacatttaaaagaaaaattgtCATTTTTCCTCATTTTCATTATTTCATCCATTTTAATAATTCAAATTATAATCCttttaatgtttaataaatttcaacaataattaaaatccatttaaaatttatttcaaaaacaatttaaaacatttttttgcaagtttttgtttttaattatttttttttttttgcaattatTTGAGAGCATTACAGATGTTTTAGGGACCACGACCTTACCGGAGCAGCAAAGGATATTTGTTTTTAGAATCCTTTTTTGAATCTGCAGAGGCAACATTGCAACACACAGACATTAGACAATTTTCATTGAAAGCAttgaaaagcattttttttgatATTAatgattgaattttttttttgttttactttgatgattttgattttttacttttttgattGAGTattcccttttgtttttttttagatgatacttgtttctttttttgtttgttacaaGTTTGTTCAGTGATCGGATTCAAGTTGTTTTGATGGTTGTGTTGGTACTagttgttttaagttcagtAGTTTGTTGTACAAAACAGTCAAGTTGTTTTTTAGTTACATTATAATTTGTTATATGTTatgttttaaaattgtttttgaattttttgtttgtcttttaaattttgattttaattattGTCTTTTATTGTTAAGTTAAATTTGTGTTAATATTTCTAAAAGGTAATTCTTTCTATCTTTGCATCATGTCAATTCACCTGGATGCAGTCTGGACATTTCCTGATGGACCTGTCTGTCTTCTGGTTCCAATGAAGTTTTTGTCTTACAGTCAGTGAgttgacagtttttattttatttgtttttcttcagtttcagtcttttttgtttttttttgcttcttttgTTCAACTTGTTAATTTGTCACTCATTTGAAGCTTTTgttggtttttgttttttgttatttttgttttttttttgtttttcagttttcttcttgttttttttgtttttttacacaatgcttttgtaaatgttttatgtttgttgcaATAAATGTGGCAAATGCTTACAAacaataaattttaaaaaaagcaaaagatgtaaacaaattaaagaaaaaaaaaaatgctgttgtttaaaatgaaaaaataatggcaacaataaaaattaaattttttattaacttcatttaaaataataataaaacaaaaaaaattaaaaaaattcagttacattcttttaaatgtaaaattcagtttatttcaagtattttttgaaatttttcattaataaaatttaataaaataagatattttttaatttcagtaaaaataaataataaatctttTAATCTaacttatttaatttattttattttaattaattagtttattaaaaattttttttttaaattataaaaaatatttttatttatttattatttaattaattactttaatatttaatttttattaaaatttttttatttggttttaattttttgtaattttttaaataaatttaattaatttttttaaatttttttattttaattttaaattaaattttttaaattttttcaatttaatttttttattatttattattttattttttgatttAATTCAAGTTTTTTTGGTCATTAatgatttattcatttctgaTTTTTATGTAATTTATTGAGTGTTGCCTTTCAAAAACAATTTGAGAGTGTGGTCTGACAAAGTGGATGTGTAGCTCGAAGTGGAAGGCCAAAGTTGGGTATTCCACCGtgacaacagccaagagcagtggccCTCAAACCTCATGCAGGCAGATTTCGCTCTCCTGATTAGCTGCCTGGGCAAGTGTTCTTGCTTTCAGCAAGTCGCCTCCCCGTAGTTGCCGCTCGAAGTgttcttgagcaaggcactgaacctaGTTTTGCTTCCCGGCCTTGAGTTCCCtttataacttttaaaacaCTTAAGGATGTTGCAGAGAAAGAGTTTCCTTGGATGGGCCCTCTGAAAGAGAgccattattttttacagtctgGCGAAAAATTTTGCCAAATCCTGTTAAATAGAccaaactctctctcttctctctctatctcttttctcctctggcCACTCTCTCTCTAGACTAGCCCCTTGAATTCTCTAAAaattcacactctctctcttctctctctctcttttctcttgaattctctctctccctctctctctcttctctctctccccctctctctattctctaaacataactaacgtcagtaaacagctggatgaggctttgaaatcacggagtatttgtttaggaaccgtcggaccagtgacgtcatgttttcagcagcgctaatgttgtggttgatttatcacaaaacaacgtcaggggacaaacaccgtcaggtgTGTCTGGTgggcagaggagaaggaggtgcagccgttcggtggcgcgaggagcactgcgcggaggaggaagtggaggagggagagggaggggcgcggcggggggagggagaggaggagggggctcgtgagcgccgcggagcgggtctaggcgaaattctcacaagaactcaaataaatgccccgtcggatattaaaacacatttggggcagtggcgggccgtgggcctggggcctgggccttcagtgaggtcctacacagtcccacccgaattaatccacctcttattcctctcattatgatgccatggctctagaccagggctgctcaatacgtcgatcgcgacctaccggtcgatcgcggcgtagtattggtagatcgcatgacattaaaaaaaattggcccgcccccgtcattttctctatagcacgtctttgttcatttattaaactaaacagccgtctgatgttgatcgtatctacacaacagcatgtcatttctctcggctctccgtctcgcgcgctgcagaatgcgcgcatcgggacggagacaaagaagaagaaaaaagtcctcCTTACGATGGTCTAACTTTTCTtgaaaagttcgtcttgagaaaggcgttaaaagtatatgctcgaccaaatcgacatcttctcctccttccgccattgtgggttgaaaaaacagctttgtagtccgcgaattaattcctttatcaaattcagtttcctagttctgaggttctgcatctacctgcccataggacccgcctctcaatattggtaatccaatcaaaagacgtgcagcactccgcctgctcgctgctcctgtgccggttccggggccttctagaaggcctagaggagccaactctaaagctgattggttgacacaacattggcattcccattcactttaaactaccagcgcccgcaatgttgattctgaaggcctaagggcagatgttagccccctggcaacacacgatggctgaatatgattggataaaagatctaacataaagaccagacctccaaatctcaacctggcgctggcagcagcgcaaccaagaggaacgctatgaaattaagagaataactcttactctgggaaataattgaatacatatttgtggggaaatatatttagaaaaaaatatatattctgatgtttaggccagcagagaaggccttgctggccctgacggcccgccactgatttggggggacttgatgacagaaagagtaatgtttattcttaaatacggatgaataaaaaaaatgtgtctccagcaaaaagggcactttactcatccagggcaaaggggctggtgcttgagcaccactagggctctatctgtgcacgtgcctgatgttCGGTGTCGAGGGAATTCACAggtttaatttagcatttttaagGTGTTATTACTGTAACCATAGCAACACCAAACCAATAGCTCGTAGTCGTCAGTCTCCGTTTTATTGCAGATTTTGCTAAAGAGAGATTGTTCAGACTTCTTTGCTTCATATTTACTAAGTAAAAACATGACATGTTCATTTGTTTTGATCAATTATGCCACAGTCCAATAATATCACATTACCATTTACACTCGTGGGGTTCAATAAATGATTTCTGAGTGTCTTCATCTCACGGTTGCAGGTTGTCCTGTGAGGTAATCCATCAGACGTTCTTTCCTCCTCACAGACCGAAAGTCACCAATGCAGAAACTTTAGAAACCGTCTTCCTGCTCCCCTTTTTCTTCGACTCGTCTTGCATCGGTCAGTCTGAGAGCAAAGGCCGCCTGGCTCAGGCCTGGCTCCCGTGGACCCTCCTGGCTGGCTCGCCAATTGTAGTGGCTGGAATTAATTCTTCTGGATCGGTGCTGACTCATCTCTTAACCTGGTGCTGTATGAATCTTGGAGTGGAAGAGTTTCTCTGTTAATCTGGAAGGAATGAAGTTTCTGAATCAAAATTGCCTTCATCCGTTTTATTCCTTGCAAGGAGGAAAAGTCCGTCACAGCTTTCAGGGAACTCTGACTCAAGATTTAACGACCAACAGTCACAGCCTTCTTTATATAGATTTAGGTTACACCTCCCAGTCAAACAAACAATTGTTAATtctaaattatatgataaagtCAAAGAAGAAGTCCTACCTCCTGGAAGGTCAGCTCCTTATCTTGATCAGGCCCCCGAAAATGTGTATGTACTGCCCCTAACACTCTCTGGTTCCATAACCCCCCTTTGTGAAAAGCCATTAGTTTTATGAAGGCAGGCTGGTCTACTCCCTATGTTCCCGCTACCCAAAATCACAACCCACAATAAATTACTGATCACCTAAGATATACTTTCACATAATGACATTACTATATTTTACCATTACAACCTGTATCcatctcctatctgactgctcgGTCAGACGCCTCAGAATACTCGGGTACGTGACCTTAgaaatcaaacacccacaggaaaCAGTTTGAATCAGAGTTCATTTCActcagatttatttgtaacaaaTTTCAAATAAGTTGAGTTGGGTCTGTTATTAAAGACAACCTCCTTCCTCGTCTCTCATTCCAAACCTGGGAAGCATAAGATTGACATATTATTCATAACATCACACTCAATGCATGTGCAGCCTCTGTACATATTTCTCGTCACTTAGTTTACCCCCGTACACAAGTTAAAGCGGTTGCTTTAAGGAATGTGGCTGTTCTCGCTGACATCTCCCTCCTGGTCATTCtcttattgtgtctgagcctcccaGACCTTGGTCTACAGTCTTTCTACCGGTTATACTGGACCAGCACAACGTCACTGTGTCTGTCTACGTCTGGCATTCTTGTAACTCACGTCTgggagatggatgtgtgtgtgctccaagTCATCTTTGGAGTTGTAATTTAAGCCGAATATAAAACTATACATGAGTACAACACACTTTCCTCTATAGGTTGTGGCAGCATACGATATAATAGATTTTCATTCCACACATTAGGGTAACTGTTTCATGGCAAACTAACTATAACTTTTCATGGCTGCTGATGAAcagcttttaatttttttatgtttgacatGAAGTATATTCAATTATATTTCTTCCTGGTGTAGTCTGGTGAAAAAGTCTTAAGAATGTGTTTCCAGTGTGGAACGCTGTGGTactgcagcttcctggattgattggttgattgaatggttgattggttggttgattgattgattggttgattggttgattgactCTCAGGTGCTTCTCGAGACACATGAAGCAGTGATTGGGTGCAGGTTGATATAAATGCTACCTGTCTGCTGCACACCCTCACAGAGCAGCTTCAGGGCAGTTGGGTCACTAGTGCTGTGGACAGGCTGCTTGCATTAGAACACAGACATGGCTTGTGGAGTTCATTTGGGGTACGTTTCTTTTGCTGCTGCTTTCAGTGTTTTTAACTCTGTTCTATTTGTGACTGGGTTTCTTCATTTGTCTGCAGGATCTTGCTGATTTGTTTAGTTCAAGCAGAGCATGTGCGTTGTTTGTGGGCTACACAAGGTGAGCAACACACTCGTGTCACTGGTATCGGTGTGATTTTACTAGCCGTagatttaaactcttttctcttGCAGCTCGGGGACAAAACGGCAACACGCATGTTGGCTTCTCTGGGCAGAGGGGTGGACTTGGTGGCAGCGATCCCCAGAATCAACTCAGACATGCCTCTGGTTCTCCTGGCTCAGCCCAGAGCAGTAGCTTCAACACAGTCCCTGTAGTTAGTGGTGGTTATAGCCAGAGATTTCCCAGTAGCCGCTCCACGCAAACTGTTTCACAGCTGGCTAAAAGTGTCTTTGCTTCAGGCAAGTTGGTGCAGAGCAGCTCTGAGTCAAAGCCCAACTGGCAACCGACCAGGTGGAGTCAGGGAACTGTTCAAAAGATGCCCAAGAAGAAGCCGTTTGCCTTTTCTGGTTCTATCGCTGGTGGCAGTTCTCTCAGCAAGTACGATAAGACTCCGATTAGCGAGAAGAGAACTCGGCCAGTTCAGCAGGGAACACCAAGTAGGAGCAGCTATCGGTCCAGCAGTCCTGCTTCTCTTCAGAGTCCCAGAGGAAGCTTCAAGTCTTCAGCTGTTCCTGAAACACCAGCCTCCTCTGGGAGGAAAGGTTCTTCTACGTCTACGAAGTCTTCCAGCCAGTCCAGAGCAGGTGCTGCTGTGTCACGAAGAATCCCTGTTCGCACCAAGACCTCAGCCAGTGTCGCTGCTAGGAGAGTGTCTTCACGTCGTAGAACCAAACTGAGAAATAAGCCCAGCCCGACTCGGGCTGTGAACCCAAGCCAGCTGGttcctgtgagtgtgagtaacctcccttcctcctggACCAGCAGTACGGGGCCCTCGGGTCAGGGGTTCGCTCCGTCCAGAACCTACAACATCCCTCAGAGCTTTGGTGGCTTCGCCATCAGACGGCTGAAAGAACCTGctgaccagaaggaagtgaaTGTTGGGAAGCCACAGCAGGTCTACGGGGCCCAGCAGGCCCCTGCTGCTGTGAAGCCCGCCCAAGTGGCCCCCCAGAGGTCTCTTGTTCCTCTGCGCCGGGCCTACTTggccccccagaggccccttgctcctcctctgcatcaggtctacttggccccccagaggccccttgctcctcctctgcatcaggtctacttggccccccagaggccccttgctcctcctctccatcaggTCTATGCGGCCCCCCAGAGGCCTCTTGCCCCTCTGCATCCTTCAAGCCACAGGTCCTGAGTGTCCGTCCGGAGGCCAGTTGGAAGAGGTTCGGGCCCCCTGGGGGACGGTAGCAGGTGAGTGCTTCATGACATCTTGCTGTTCTATAACCTTGAATATGgtttctaactttgttctgtctTCTTCCCAATAGGTGCAGCAGGAGTTCTGGGATGAATGTCTGGTGTttttgaataataaaaaaataatttccaTCTTTGCCTTGCTTCTCTTCACTGTGTGGTGCTAGTAAATGTCCAGCAT
This region includes:
- the LOC130202947 gene encoding serine/arginine repetitive matrix protein 1-like; the protein is MPKKKPFAFSGSIAGGSSLSKYDKTPISEKRTRPVQQGTPSRSSYRSSSPASLQSPRGSFKSSAVPETPASSGRKGSSTSTKSSSQSRAGAAVSRRIPVRTKTSASVAARRVSSRRRTKLRNKPSPTRAVNPSQLVPVSVSNLPSSWTSSTGPSGQGFAPSRTYNIPQSFGGFAIRRLKEPADQKEVNVGKPQQVYGAQQAPAAVKPAQVAPQRSMRPPRGLLPLCILQATGPECPSGGQLEEVRAPWGTVAGAAGVLG